The window GAAGCTCTGGTGACCAAGATCTTCTGTTATTCTTCCAAATAGGTTTTGTTAGTGGCCTAGGGTGATAATTCAGAGTTCGATTATCAGCCCTTAGATTCAATCTTGAGTCACCATTATTTGTTCCAACACTTGCAAATCTACTGTATGATTTTCTTATAATCTCCTTGCTAATGCATCCCTTCTCAGCAAGTGATAAGCTGAAAGTACTCTCCTTGAAAGGAATGGGATTCTGATTTGGGGCCTGGtgtcaaaaacaatgcaagcAGTTTTTAGTAAAGATTAATTCACCAAGCCTTAAAAAAGTTTCATGTATTTTGGTCTTGTGGGGGTTACCTGAATAAACTCTATGAATGTTTTCTGCTTCTTATTATTACAGTTAGAGTTCCAAAGCTGAGGAGAAGACCTCATCAAACTCTTTCCTTTGCAGTCATACTTCTCTGCAGCTGATATATCTGTTTGTTCTTCTTCATAATGTTTCCTCTTGATCGCCAAAAACTCCATCAAAGGCCTTCCAGTTTCAGATTCCATTCCGTTCTTGATGCTCATAAATTCATCTTTCAATGTCCCAAGCGCTACATCCCACAGCAAACAAAAATAAGCTTCAATCATATCATTGTTTATAACAATTTGAAAAgggtaaaaaaaaaggggtgaGGGGagtgaacttaattaattggCCTCACCCTCCATCAGAAGCAGCATGCATTGAGGAAGTTGATGTTTGAAGGCGACAATACTGTTCAATTCTTCTTCATGCTGATTGATATAATCATTCAACACTGCTAATTTATCTGATGCAGTGTCCACGTGTGACAAATCTTTCAGTAGGTTGGCTATGGTTTTAGGCACATAGGATGGTTTGAGACTCAAGTTGAGCTCAAGAGAACTTGATGAAGCCATATTTTTCTTCCCCTTCTCTCTATAGCAAAGgactctcttttcctttttcttcttgagaATGCAACAATCAAAAGGTTAGGGAGGCAGTTGAAATAGAAGAAATTAAAACCAGAATCCTGTATAATCCTAAAAGACAAAATTGATTACTTATGAGAAGTTCCCATATTGCATTCTTTTCAGTTTGAAAGgggaaattaaaagaaaagagaatacCACTATAATAACTTCCCTGGCCTGATATCAGATGCTCAGACGTCATTAATGTTTGAGTCTATTTGCTGATCACTACTCATGTTTGACAACTCAACTCCTGACTTTGGATACTATTTTGGAATCTACCTCTTAATTGGTTGACCCTTCTtaacctcttttttttttttcttatggcatgtaaaaaaattatttttttttaaaaaaaaagcataagaATTAAGGagacattaaaaaaaaaaacgaccTTGTAAACAGGGAGTGGTGTCTGGTGCAAGCAATGACGGgatcatataaaattatagatctatatagtttaaattttatacatataataataaaaagttaaaaattaaaaagtatcAGCCATCATCTCGACTTTACCATTAGGTGCAAAACAGTATAAGAAGAGATATAAAAACCATCAAGATCAAGCAACAACTCAAGAAGACAAAAGATGCTCGAGGCATGTAAAAAtcagagagaagaaaaacaatgatCTCAGCTCATGATCATGTGGTtcaattcaagaaaaaatgaaCTAGGGGAAAAAACATGAGATTATTTGTGTCCTAGGTGAAGTGGGATTCTAATGCTTGACTGGTTTAAGAAGCATGATGAAGCAGGAAAATAAAGTTGGCAAGGCAAATCAAGGAAAGTAAATTCCCAAATTGCCACAGTGTGTCTTCCACATAAATtgagcaaaaacaaaaaaaaaaccccccAATACTTTGACAGGAATATTCAGCCACGTTAAGCATTCAACTCAGACTAAAGAGCTTCAGCCCTAACCGCCTTTTTGTCATTGCCCTCATATTTCATCACTATCCCTTGGAAATCAGATTCCCCTTTTTtggacaaaaatttaaaagtatcTTTTcctaaaggaaaaaagaaattaaagagtTTTAATGCAGACTTGTTGTCTCATTAATTGAAGGTTCCTTGACActctaatttataaggaaggATCTCTCACAAGAGAGACACTTGGGTTAAGCATGGAACATGCAGGTTTTACCACATGCTTGCTCCAAACTTTTTTCCTCCTTGAGTtacagaagaagaaaattaccttccattttttatgattttaatttttcaacatgTTTTGTCCCTTAGAGGTTACCCTGATAATTCTGTttagtaaaattattaaaagactcttaatttgaaaaattatcttatttgttcataattaaaattaccTCCATAAGCTTACTGACTTACCCACaagatgagaaaaaaaaatcacaaaatattatatgaaaaaGTTGAAACCATATAGACATAAATGCAGTTTATCTTTTTTGgcataatatttgaaaaaaatctcTAAACTATTAaagaatattcaaataaatctttattcttCTATTGTGTTCAATTAagtcttaatattttttattttggatctaataatttgattaattataattaatcaaaatactcttattattttatactcaCATAACGTTGACATGATGCTTATGTAGAAGGTGAAAAATGCTTCATAGCCACATCAGCATGTcatatgatataaaataacaaatgacatTTTAGTTAAACCAACCATTAGTTATAAAAGcttatttagctttaaaatgaaaatataaggttttatttggataaaaataaaaatccaaagatttgattgaatgtaataaaaaataaagattttatttgacagtttttaaataatttaagaggtttctttagatattatgccattgttttattattattcatgaCTTTTCCATTACCATTAGTAACATTAGGTGGCATTTTCAATTGAATGTTTAATtaatacataaatatttataatgaaAAACATTCCCTTTTGGCCCTTGAGAGATACAAATAGAGCAAATATTGGATGTAACATGTAAAGCTTCTTACACAA is drawn from Theobroma cacao cultivar B97-61/B2 chromosome 4, Criollo_cocoa_genome_V2, whole genome shotgun sequence and contains these coding sequences:
- the LOC18601775 gene encoding myb family transcription factor EFM produces the protein MASSSSLELNLSLKPSYVPKTIANLLKDLSHVDTASDKLAVLNDYINQHEEELNSIVAFKHQLPQCMLLLMEALGTLKDEFMSIKNGMESETGRPLMEFLAIKRKHYEEEQTDISAAEKYDCKGKSLMRSSPQLWNSNCNNKKQKTFIEFIQAPNQNPIPFKESTFSLSLAEKGCISKEIIRKSYSRFASVGTNNGDSRLNLRADNRTLNYHPRPLTKPIWKNNRRSWSPELHARFVEALNLLGGIEVATPKQIREVMQVEGLTNDQVKSHLQKYRLHCRRLPENYAKCLVKFQDPWHPQMYCGDLLSPEDSDENNSNPEGSLSRKS